A section of the Clostridium felsineum DSM 794 genome encodes:
- a CDS encoding ammonium transporter has product MNFADTTFVFLSTVLVMLMTPGLAMFYGGMVKTKNTLSTMMHSYACMIIISLQWVLIGYSIAFGPDISGLIGNLQYALLHHVGFKPFAPYSSTIPHSLFMMFQLMFAIITPGLITGAFAERIKFPAFILFILLWATLIYDPLAHWVWGDGGWIKKLGAIDFAGGTVVHISSGVSGLVAAIMIGKRKNIKTSPNNLTLTFIGGALLWFGWFGFNAGSALGINAVAMNAFITTNTAAAAAAAAWIACEWFITKRPTVLGALTGTLAGLVSITPACGFVTVGSSLIIGILGGIICFFSVSFLKKKFKYDDALDAFGCHGVGGTWGAIATGIFATKAVNSGGANGLLYGDPSLVLKQLIATGATYAYSIIGTIIIIKLVTLVFKIRSSEDEELQGLDISIHGERAYHID; this is encoded by the coding sequence ATGAATTTTGCAGATACTACTTTCGTCTTTTTATCAACAGTTTTAGTAATGTTAATGACCCCTGGTCTTGCCATGTTTTATGGGGGAATGGTTAAGACTAAAAACACATTGAGTACTATGATGCACAGTTATGCCTGTATGATTATAATATCTCTTCAATGGGTTTTAATAGGCTATTCAATTGCATTTGGTCCAGATATTTCAGGTCTTATAGGAAATTTACAGTACGCACTTTTACATCATGTGGGTTTTAAACCTTTCGCTCCATATTCTAGTACTATTCCCCACAGCTTATTTATGATGTTTCAATTAATGTTCGCAATTATAACTCCTGGTTTAATAACAGGTGCTTTTGCAGAAAGAATAAAATTTCCAGCATTTATACTTTTCATACTTTTATGGGCAACCTTAATATATGACCCACTTGCACATTGGGTATGGGGTGATGGCGGTTGGATAAAAAAACTAGGAGCTATAGATTTCGCTGGTGGAACTGTAGTACACATAAGTTCTGGTGTTTCCGGTCTTGTAGCCGCTATAATGATTGGAAAAAGAAAAAATATAAAAACATCTCCAAACAACCTTACTTTAACTTTTATAGGTGGTGCCCTTTTATGGTTTGGTTGGTTTGGCTTTAACGCAGGAAGCGCTCTAGGTATAAATGCTGTAGCCATGAATGCCTTTATAACAACTAATACAGCAGCTGCTGCCGCTGCCGCTGCATGGATTGCTTGTGAATGGTTTATTACAAAACGTCCAACTGTTTTAGGTGCTTTAACTGGTACTCTTGCTGGTCTTGTTTCTATAACTCCAGCATGCGGATTTGTAACTGTAGGTTCTTCTCTAATAATAGGTATCCTGGGTGGAATCATATGCTTCTTCTCAGTAAGCTTTCTTAAGAAGAAATTTAAATATGATGATGCATTAGATGCTTTCGGATGCCATGGCGTTGGTGGTACATGGGGAGCTATAGCAACCGGAATATTTGCTACCAAAGCAGTTAACTCAGGTGGAGCAAATGGACTTCTTTATGGAGATCCTTCACTTGTTTTAAAACAGCTTATAGCAACTGGTGCAACTTATGCTTATTCTATAATCGGAACAATCATAATTATTAAATTAGTAACATTAGTATTTAAAATACGTTCAAGTGAAGATGAAGAACTTCAAGGTCTTGATATTTCTATTCATGGTGAAAGAGCTTATCATATAGATTAG
- a CDS encoding magnesium transporter — protein MQKLLNNFFLSEILYKKVYDEYGEYVGRLWDIYVVADEAYPRAIGYKVKKSGEYINYEFKTIDFYKEDEGRRIYIKVKAVKDTMMRKYSYLLSKNLLDKQIVDINGKKLVRVNDLRMAKMVGELKVIAVDTGFMALSRRLGIEGLIYRFYKLAQRKPMENYIMWNDVESLEMVNDNLKLTVPYQKLSTMHPADLADILEDMDFKYRKKVFESLDENLAADILEEIDPDIQADILENLSDDKKSEVLDSMPNDEIADILDEVDEETAEKILLNMEKEDAEEVRALMGYAEETVGSIMNKDFISFNVNITLNETLEIVREMNPDDEVIYFIYITDDEGKLEGYISLKDLLFMPPEKKLKDVMNKKLAFVKDSDKLDEAIEISSKYNLISLPVVDNENKICGIILVNDLIDEVLLPTWKKKFKKVG, from the coding sequence ATGCAAAAATTATTAAATAACTTTTTTTTAAGCGAAATACTTTATAAGAAAGTGTATGATGAATATGGTGAATATGTAGGTAGATTGTGGGATATATATGTTGTTGCTGATGAAGCTTATCCTAGAGCAATTGGGTATAAAGTGAAAAAAAGTGGAGAATATATAAACTACGAATTTAAGACAATAGATTTTTACAAAGAAGATGAAGGCAGAAGAATTTATATAAAAGTTAAAGCAGTTAAAGACACAATGATGAGGAAATATTCCTATTTGTTGTCTAAAAATCTTTTGGATAAGCAAATAGTTGATATAAACGGAAAAAAACTCGTACGGGTTAATGATTTGAGAATGGCAAAGATGGTTGGTGAACTTAAAGTTATAGCAGTTGATACAGGGTTTATGGCATTAAGTAGGAGACTTGGAATTGAAGGGCTTATATATAGATTTTATAAATTAGCGCAAAGAAAACCTATGGAAAATTATATAATGTGGAATGATGTTGAATCCTTAGAAATGGTTAATGATAATTTAAAATTAACAGTTCCATACCAGAAGCTGTCAACTATGCATCCGGCAGATCTAGCAGATATACTTGAAGACATGGATTTTAAGTATAGAAAAAAAGTATTTGAAAGTCTTGATGAAAATTTGGCAGCAGATATTTTGGAAGAAATAGATCCAGATATTCAAGCGGATATACTTGAAAATTTAAGTGATGATAAAAAAAGTGAAGTATTAGATAGTATGCCAAATGATGAAATTGCGGATATCTTAGATGAGGTCGATGAAGAGACAGCTGAAAAAATACTACTTAATATGGAAAAAGAAGATGCTGAAGAAGTAAGAGCTCTCATGGGATATGCAGAAGAAACTGTAGGAAGTATAATGAATAAAGATTTTATTTCATTTAATGTAAACATAACCTTAAATGAAACTTTAGAAATAGTACGTGAAATGAATCCTGATGATGAAGTGATATATTTTATTTATATAACGGATGATGAAGGGAAATTGGAAGGTTATATATCACTTAAGGATTTACTTTTTATGCCTCCAGAAAAAAAGCTTAAAGATGTTATGAATAAAAAACTTGCATTTGTTAAAGATTCGGATAAACTTGATGAAGCTATAGAAATATCATCAAAATACAATCTTATATCGCTCCCAGTAGTTGACAATGAGAATAAAATATGTGGAATTATACTAGTAAATGATTTAATAGATGAGGTACTATTGCCAACATGGAAAAAGAAATTTAAAAAAGTGGGCTAA